The DNA window TAGTTGCTAATGGCGGCCATTACGAGGATAGGAAGTATGATGTTTTCATGTTCTTTGAACAATTTTTTCTTCGAACAACTGTTAAGTTTTCTCTTCTGaaaaaatatagtttaaaaaGTAGCTATTTGAGATAAACTAACCAGCTGGCGAAGAATTAACAACTTGCTTTCTTAGTTGTTTGAAATTGGACCCAAATACGAGAGGGTACGAGATAATTAGCGTTATTTTCAGTGTATGACAAAATATCTACGACGTTGAATAAAAACAATTGTTTGTGGTCTATAATAAATTATTTGTTCGACCTCACGTACAGTACCTCGTTTGAAACACGTTATGACATCTGTCGGCATCTTTAACTCGAATTCAGTGTAAACATCACTGAACAAAATACATTATTGTATACGTCAAATTCACTGTAATATGTATTAGTATATGTATGGGTGTTCATAATTTTCGGTGTAAAAAGTACGTTTCATCAAATTAATTGAGAAAAAATATTCAGACGGAACGACTTATCTTCCGGAAATGCTTCATTACGGACTTTCTATAGAGTGGCACCAGTGGTATCTACATGGCATGCATCGGAAATGTTTACGAAGAAATGGATTCAAGGGAAACACATGAATGTAAAATACTTTATTCGGTTGTAACAACCGAGTTTTATTTTTAGTTAGGAAACCACTAACTAGTACGGACTAACTATACAATATGAGCGAGGAAAGTCTGATGTTCCGAGGTAAACGAGACAACAAACGTAACTGCATGAATAGCTATTTTAATAACACATGTGTTTATTCGTACGTACTTATATTTTGATGACTGGATTTGCGTTTTCTTGCAGAAATTGAAGAAAAGCCAAACAACGAGGCTGCCAAGCCCCTCTGGACTCCCAGCAACAATAACTTCAGATTTGATTTTTTCCCTGAGGACTCGCAGACCCAAAAAGAAGCATCATCACAGAGTCCATTGCCCAATACAGGACTGAAGATCACAATGAACTCCCAAAACCCTGGCGCAATTAGAGATAACGTGGCAGCAGAGACTTCATCCCCTAAGGATGAAAATGGCATCACTGTGCCGGAGGATAGCAGCTCCCTGCTTGCACAATCAAAagcaaagaaaaagaagaaacgtgGAAAGAAAATGTCCACGGCGAATGCAGAGGCACCCACAGAGACAAGTGCAATTGAAGCGAGTCAAGCAGGCAAAAACACAGAGATGGtcagtgtttattttttaacacgttgaaaaacttatttgggtgttaccatttagtggtcaattgtagggaatatgtaatgaactttgcaatctactaataaaagtatgaatcaatcaatatttattgacTAAATCTTGCTGGGTTAAAATGAGTTGATTTGTTTTCTAGAGTGCggaagaagagtttaaaagacaGCTTCACTGGTGCGTTGAGCAGCTAGAACTGGGAATGAAGTCACAGAAAGCTACTACGACGCAGAGTTAGTTCCCACACAAACGGCCATTTTGTGTCACATATTTATTTACGCAGCACTTTTCTGTTTATTTTCCCTACAGAGGAGGATGCATCTCATGCCCTTAAGACATTACGCAGCTCCAAAGCTCCCCTGGTGAAGAAGAGGCAAATGATGAGGGCCATGGCGGGAGATTACAGAAAAAAAATGGAAGACGAACAGAGCAAGCAATTCAAACTTATCCAAAGTGGTGAGTAATTCTGGTGTTCTTttgtgaaaatgtgtggcatCACTTGACCTGtttgtctgatttttttttatttttcagaacTTGCATCCGCTCAACTCAAAGTTAAGTCCGAGTCGCCCAAAAAATCGGTTTTCCATCGGAGAGCTGAAGGCAAACATGAGGATTATCGGCAGCAAAGTGAGGGTCAGGAGTCAGAAAATTCCTTTGCGTTTACCGCATCAAAGGAGGCGTTTCGCTTCAATTTTCTCTAATTTCAGCCTTTAGGACAAGTTGAGTAGCTTTGAGTTTGGAAACAATCATAAGTGTCCTATTAATAATGCTTCACTCTCTGTTTTTAGTAAATAAAGTAAATCTTGTTGGAGAATTACAAGTTGTGCAAATATTACTGCaacatttaaaagttaaagtagcaatgattgtcacacacactaggtgtggtgaaattagtcctctgcatttgacccatccccattttcaccccctgggaggtgagaggagcagtgagcagcagcgtcgCCGCGCcctggaataatttttggtgatttaaccctcaattccaaaccgttgatgccgagtgccaagcagggagttaatgggtcccattgttatagtctttgtcatgactcggccgtggtttgaactcacaacctaccgatctcagggcggatactacACTAgaccagtagttctcaaccttttttcagtgatgtaccccctgtgaacatttttttaactcaagtaccgcctaatcagagcaaagcatttttggtttaaaaaaaaaagagataaataagtaaaatacagcactatttaatcagtttctgatttattaaattgtataattgcaaaatattgctcatttgtagtggtctctcttgaactatttggaaaaaaaagatataaaataactaaaaacttgttgaaaaataaacaagtgattcaattataaataaagatttctacacatagaagtaatcatcaacttaaagtgccctctttggggattgtaatagagatccatctggattcatgaacttaattctaaacatttcttcacaaaaaaagaaatctttaacatcaatatttatggagcatgtccacaaaaaatctatctgtcaacactgaatattgcatttttgtatttctttgaacagtttatgaacctaccttcatattttgttgaagtattattcaataaatatatttataaaggattttctaattgttggtatttttaaaatatttttgaaaaatctcacgtaccgcttggcataccttcaagtacccccatttgagaaccactgctctaggccactgagtaggtgagacTAATTAGAAAACTCAAATTAAGTTCACCTGTTACGGATATAGCACACTTTTTCTTCATTCTACAATTTCACCCAAAAGCAGAATATATCtacatttttgtgaagaaatataaataacaatcagCAAATAAACAAACTGTCTACTCTAAAGCAATACCTTTGTGCCTTGTTTTTCATACTCAGACTTAGACAAATTTTAATGTTTCACAAGGtaaattgttccacacaatagctcagttacaaaggatgtaGAGGCTAATGCTGGTATAAAGTACACAAAAAATCTACAGGAGTAGCAATAtgaatataacatatgtaatatttacatattatacatacattatataatatagatttattgttatataatatatacaaaataacaattaccatgtacaatattacagtatatgtaatagctgcagcataaaatagagtagATCCAGCGGAAAATAgtaaattataaacaaagagaggtagctaacagaggcggtcaggtaatagacagatatcatctattgctgtatgtgTGGCAAGTTTCAATGGCGAGATACGACTCAGTTATAGGCCAAAACAGTCACgtaaaaatgtttgtttccaTGTACTGTCTCAGTTTTTAGTACGACTGAAGACACATGTGGTGACTCAGTCTATGTGCCCTTTTTGGAGTATGGCTGCAAAAGAACCCCCATTAGAGCCAAATAAAGTTGTAACATACAGTAACAGTCCAATCAAAGTCAACGAGAGCTGGACACAACACACCTGTATGGGCCAGCCAAACAAGACTAATATGGCGCTCACTGGCTTGAATAATGATGTTAAATGTCTATTTATCCATTCATTCATAGTTTATGTACATTTTTCATTGATTGTGGCATCTAAACCTATTATTTCATAAAAACtgttttgtgtttacattttacGTTATCTGGAACAGATGAATTGGATTTACATTGTTTCGTGTGGAtacaattgttttgttttttagatattttaaccgattaataacaaaaaaaattgagGCATTTGCTtgcacaccatgaattgattaacctaaacaagttaaaaaaacgtattcgggttaaattagttaaagttaaagtaccaatgattgtcacacacacactaggtgtggtgaaattagttctctgcatttgacccatccttttgatcaccccctgggagatgaggggagcagtgggcagcaacggtggccgcgcctgggaatcatttttggtgatttaacccccaattgcaacccttgatgattatatttctcctcttgttgagaataattgttgtatattcttgggaagcaggttatagtttgctgtgtgaataattttagctgtttgcaatttcactatgtcgtggaatttcagtatctttgattcaataaataaagggtttgtatgttctctatattcaacattatgtattattctaactgatcttttttgtaacactgttagtgaatgaagtgtacttttgcaattatttctccatatttctacaaagtaactcagatatggtaacactagtgagcagtagagaatatgaagtgatttttggtatagaacatatttggctttattcattactgatgtgtttcttgctactttatgttgtatattttttacatgagatttccagttcaattcatcatcaatcattatacctacaaatttggtttcatttactctttcaatttctattccgtctatttgtatttgtgtttgactttcttttctactgttaccaaatagcattattttagtttaatGAGAtccaatgatagtctgtttttgtcaaaccattttttttaatttgttcatttcttctgttattatttgtattatcttttttgtgttctctcctgaacaaaacactgttgtatcatctgcaaataatactaactttaaatctcttgtaactttacaaatgtcatttatatagattgaatagtttaggtcctagtattgatccctgaggtacaccacaggatatatttagtgttgaagaagtgtgttcgcctagcttcacgtattgtttcctgttcgttagataacttcttatccagtttaagactaacgctctgatgccatatcgttctagttttttgattaaaatattgtgattaattgtgtcaaatgctttagttagatccataaacactgctgctgcacattttttactatctattgttttggtaatttcttctgtaatttcaattaaagccattgaagttgaaacattagctctgtatccatattgattctcttcgagtattctatttttatttttgaaactctctaatctgttattgaacagtttttcaatgattttagaaaattgtggaagtaaagaaacaggtctaaatttgtaaatagatgtttgtctccagtcttataaattggtgcaactttagctattttcattttgtttggaaatgtacctgtttgaaatgataggttactaatatacattaatggtcctgagatctcatcaataaccttttttatcgtttccatatcaattccgttacaatcagttgaagtctttgatttacattttttcacgattttaactatttcctcctgtgtcacattactgaggaacatagagttgggatttcgctctatgatatcattatagtcctcaattgaaactgggtctggaatcatttcttccaattttggtccaatatttacaaagtagttattaaagctttcaactacttcctttatgttgtcattttgTTTATTTCCGTGTAAGAAGTATTTGGGGTAATCCCTCTtcgtgccatttttaataatgctattgagaatgccccatgttgctctcatattatttttgttcctgtccaataattcactgtaatattcttttctacatgattgTAGTatgtttaacttgtttttatactttttgtacttaacttctgcctctgtagttctttttactatacattttctatatagtgtattcttcttcttacaagtattttttaatccttttgtcatccatggttgattattctttctctgtttactactgagttgtctccatggacaatgtttgtcataaagtaatatgaacttgtttaagaaatgttcatatgcttcaccaacctctttttcattgtacacattgtcccaatcttgcttttgtagctccattttgaaagcaatcatcctcttctctgttcACAGTCTTtcaaatgtccttttgtcttccctgttctttttgcagtttccatcatatattgtaaaaactggcagatgatcgctgacgtcggttataagtagaccacttgtagtgttgTTATCAAAATaattggtaaaaatattatcaataagcgtgggacagtgtcctgtgattctgcttggctttgtgactttaggatataaactgatgctgtacattgtatcaatgaaatTATCATTGAtagacttttgcttgttagggttcaatgaGTCAATGTcaaagtcaccgcataagaaaattaatttttttaccattgtctaTGTAaattgccttgatccattcttcaaatgtttctatacttgacttaggtgatctgtATATAAAACTGATTACTacgtttttgctattttcctgacatatttcaacggtaatacattctaagatattatctaaAGCAAATGCAATGTTtgtcaggttcttcatcacatacacagctagtgctcctccatttttgtttgttctgttgatgtagtttagttcatatccttccagatcaaaatctattccttttttatcatcaatccatgtttctgtgacggcgatcactttgaagggttcgttgatgtgttccaaaaagttcttaatgttgtagtttgcatacaagtttctgctattaaaattaataattgacaatttgttatcaCTTTTAATGAAGCAATTGtattgctcatctgtgtaataaaaacaattgacAAACaatgacgtcagtgcctcttgtgtcttaaacggcagttactttagcaaCTTGCAGCACGTTTAACTTGTTTGTTCCAACAATGCGTACCTTGCGTTGTTCacagatcaatttgaggtgttaGTCTGTACACTTATAACactctgcgacgttggaagcactttaaaacagctgtaaactcgccgtagctgttggttaaaattcccggaggtgaagctttactatggatcagagcggtcaagcgaacatggatcccgaccacttgtcaaccggcaggtttctgtgagaaaattgtggtaaaaagtcgcctcttaccggagatcagcggaacttctgtcgtgctgctgctgccgtgactaattccctgagactggcgtcaagacacccatggacaggatgaaagattcgtagctGAGGACATTGATAgggaaggactaggaaaaaaagaaagaaaataaagttaaaaaaaaaggcgattgcattgcgagcgatttcagatgtttttagacacatttactaggataattctgggaaatccctcatctttctattgtgttgctagtgttttagtgcgattatatagtacctgatagtcggaagggtgtgtccacgggtgtcttgacgccagtctctgcgggaattagtcacggcagctgcagcacgacagaagttctgctgatctccggtaagaggcgactttttactacaattttctccccgaaacctgacggttgacaagtggtcgggatccatgttcgcttgagcgctctgatccatagtaaagcctcacctccgggaattttaaacaacaaaacaccgtgtgtttgtgtggctaaaggctaaagcttcccacctccatctttctactttaacttcttcattattaattgaactaattgcaaaagattcagcaacacagatgtccagaatactgtgtaattgggcgatgaaaagagacgacttttagtcgctagtagtgctgcgctaatatgtcccctccaacttgaGACGTCACg is part of the Nerophis ophidion isolate RoL-2023_Sa linkage group LG08, RoL_Noph_v1.0, whole genome shotgun sequence genome and encodes:
- the lg08h8orf33 gene encoding UPF0488 protein C8orf33 homolog, whose amino-acid sequence is MSEESLMFREIEEKPNNEAAKPLWTPSNNNFRFDFFPEDSQTQKEASSQSPLPNTGLKITMNSQNPGAIRDNVAAETSSPKDENGITVPEDSSSLLAQSKAKKKKKRGKKMSTANAEAPTETSAIEASQAGKNTEMSAEEEFKRQLHWCVEQLELGMKSQKATTTQKEDASHALKTLRSSKAPLVKKRQMMRAMAGDYRKKMEDEQSKQFKLIQSELASAQLKVKSESPKKSVFHRRAEGKHEDYRQQSEGQESENSFAFTASKEAFRFNFL